CGGCCGCGCGCCTGAGCGATCCCGACGACGGCTCCTTCTTCTATGTGGTCATGCCCATGCGGACCGTGGGCTGAGCGCCGGCGAGGGCGGCGCCGGGACGGGGTGGGTCCGGTGCGGAGGGTGAGGGTGGCGGCGCTGCCCATCGAGCTGGGCGCCTTCCTCAAGATCTCGGGGCTGGCCGAGACGGGCGGTGAGGCGAAGCGCCTGGTGCAGGGCGGCCGGGTGGAGGTCAACGGCGAGCCCGAGCGGCGCCGTGCTAGGAAGCTGACGGCGGGCGACCGCGTCCGCGTCCGCCTGGAGGACGGCGGGAGCGAGGAGCTGCTCGTTGCGGATTGAGAGGCTCCGCCTGCAGGACTTCCGCAACTACGCCGAGGCCGACTGGCGGCCCGGGCCCGGGGTCAGTCTTCTGGTCGGCCCCAACGGGGCGGGGAAGACCAACCTGCTCGAGGCGGCGTGCCTTCTTCTCGCAGGCCAGTCGCCGCGCACGCGGCACGAGGAGGAGCTGGTCCGCCAGGGGGCGAGCGCGGCGCGCCTCGCGGCCGAGGTGGAGGCCGGCGGCCGCCGCTGGCGGGTGGAGGCGGAGCTCGGGCCGGGCAAAAAGCGCCTCGAGCTGGACGGGCGGCCCCTGGCGCGGCTCGGCGAGCTCCTCTACCGCTTCCCGCTCGTCCTCTTCCGGCCGGCCGACCTGGAGCTGATCCAGGCGGGGGCGGCGGTACGGCGACACTTCC
The sequence above is a segment of the Bacillota bacterium genome. Coding sequences within it:
- a CDS encoding RNA-binding S4 domain-containing protein, which codes for MWSCPCGPWAERRRGRRRDGVGPVRRVRVAALPIELGAFLKISGLAETGGEAKRLVQGGRVEVNGEPERRRARKLTAGDRVRVRLEDGGSEELLVAD